A single region of the Bicyclus anynana chromosome 14, ilBicAnyn1.1, whole genome shotgun sequence genome encodes:
- the LOC112056418 gene encoding cyclin-dependent kinase 2-interacting protein → MSKTPSKSAQSLNHHFSPKEITSPNKDSTGISKTVYTHLTNLHRLINDWTSIRSKGVQICKSLSALKLHECEDDYYPHQIKPLTESLLNSVDALKDVVDGVEIINSQMNALSQLQSNEEPIINTWSVGEISSNVGSICDALQKELRLKQVITENIAHCRDQNLIEVYASAWEFEAYFNMEINSYLFAEVGLAGIT, encoded by the exons ATGTCTAAAACTCCTTCAAAAAGTGCGCAAAGTTTGAATCACCACTTCAGTCCGAAAG AAATTACTAGTCCAAATAAGGATAGCACTGGCATATCTAAGACTGTTTATACTCATCTGACAAATCTTCATCGTCTTATAAATGATTGGACAAGTATCAGGAGTAAAGGAGTTCAAATATGTAAAAGTTTATCAGCTTTAAAGTTGCATGAGTGCGAAGATGACTACTATCCACATCAAATTAAACCGCTCACCGAAAGTTTGTTGAACTCAGTTGACGCTTTGAAAGATGTTGTTGACG GGGTTGAAATAATAAACAGCCAGATGAATGCTTTGAGTCAATTGCAGTCCAATGAAGAACCTATTATAAACACTTGGTCAGTTGGTGAAATATCTTCAAATGTTGGTAGCATATGTGATGCTTTACAGAAGGAGCTTAGATTGAAACAAGTTATTACag AAAACATTGCACATTGTAGAgatcaaaatttaattgaagTCTACGCCAGTGCTTGGGAATTCGAGGCCTATTTTAACATggaaataaatagttatttgtttGCAGAAGTTGGTTTAGCGGGAATAAcatga